The genomic segment CTTACGCCTAAAGCTTCTTTTCTATTTTCTAAAATTTTATTGTATCGAGTATCTCCTCGTTCAATCCCCATTTTAGCAAACTTACTAGATAGGTCCGCAATTAAGACCTCATCTTTTACTACAAAAGAAATCATTCAGAACACAACTATAATAGCCAAATAAATAGTTATAAGAGCAAAAAATATTCTTTTTAAAGAATAAGTCAATAATGAATGCTTTTTGCAAAATTCATCCAAAATTAAAACAGATTCTTGAAAACCATGATTTATTTGATATAATATTTTATGGCTTGATTTTTTATTTAAAGGGTTGTCGCTAACTTTTTCGATTAAATTTTCAAGCTCTTCTTTTATTATTTCCATTTTTATCCTTTCTAATAAATGAAAAATAAATTGCAGATTAAACAAAAAAAACTTAGTCTTACTAAGTTAAATGATTTTATAATTTTTCTTTATATATAAATATTATGGAATTATATATAAAGAAAAATAAATATTTTCTTAGTAATGTATTTTAAAATACAACTACACTGATTCATTAGCTAAAAGATGTAGTTATTGTTTGATTAATAACGGTCTGTTTTAATTGCTTATTTAAAAAAATACTTTTCATAGACAACGGAGTATCTATAAAAAAAGTTAAATCTAACTTAATATTCAAATTATTTTTATATTTTTTCATAAAAACTCCTTTGTCTTATTTCAAATCATAACAAAAAAAAAATAAAAAGCAAGCGCTTTTAAAGTTCTTGCATTTTTAATTATATTCAATTAACATATTACAGAAATATTAAACTAAAAATTAGCTTATTATTTTTTCAATTATTTGTAATAAATTAATATGTTTATTAAAAGCCAATAAAAAATTTTTATCTTTGTAGTAAAAATTTAAAAACTCTTTAAGGGTTTTACATTGATTTTTTAAAGACTGCTTTTCAAAGTATTCTAGGTTTTTAAAAACTAGAATAATTGGCTTGTTAGAAGATACTATTAAATCTTTATTTTCGTTTAAAATAGTTATGTAGAAACTGTAAATTGCTTTATTAACTGTTTCAGCAAAACTTGACTTTGTATAAAGTTCTAAAAGAACATTTAACAAAAATATTAAAATAAGTTTTCTATTGTTTAATTCTAATTCAAAACTTGAGTCATTAACTAAAGTTGTTTTGTTTAAAATAGCAATAGTTTCTTTTAACTGAGCTATATTTGTAATTAAGTTATTTTTTTTAATAAAATCACAAATTTCATAATCATAATTAGAAATTAAAAAATAGCTTTTGATTATTAAGTACTGATCATTGACATAATCATAAATTTTTTTAACCATAAATCCTCCTTAAAGAATTGGTGCTATCGCATTAAAAATTTTAATAATTAATCTTTTAAGTGGTTTGGCATGTTTTAATGGCACCTTAGAGTATTTGTATGCGATATTAAAATCATGTTCCATTTTATTTTTTAATTTTTTATTTAGCTCTTCTGATTTAACTAAAACCATTGTTTGTTGATCTGAAAAAAGTGCTCTATAATCTAAATTTGTAGTTCCAACAAAACTAATTGAATCATCAAAAATAAAAGTTTTTTCATGTAGAAAAGTATTATTTAAAGAATAAATTTTACCTTTACTCTCAAACAATTTTTTAGTTCTATTTTTAGATACATCTAAAATCATAAACTTATCAGTCTTTCCAGGAATCATTAACCTAACATCCAAACCAGAATTAGCAGCTAAACAAAGTGCATCTAATAATTCTGGGGGTGGAATAAAATATGGTGTTTTTATTCATATAGATTTTTGAGCTGAATTTATCAATGAAAGCAAAACATCTAAATGAGTAGATCGAGGGTGATTTGGTCCATTAGCAACAACTTGAATAAATTCTTTTGGATTATTTTCAATTTTTTCATGAAAAATTGTTTTTAAAAAAAGATTGTCAATTTTCTTTTTGCTGTAAAAATTTCAGTCACGAATAAATATATTTTCTATTTCTTTAACTACTTCTCCACTAATTTTGTAAGCTGAATCGTTTCAGTATCCAAATTTAGATCCTATATTACAATAACCATCTCCAATGTTAATTCCACCAACAAAACCATAAAAACCATCAATGACAATGTCTTTTCTGTGATTTCTATAATTTGCTTTTCAAACAATAAAAGGGAAATGCACAGGTGAATATCCCAACATTTTTGCTCCAGCTAATTTAAGTTTTTTCTTTGTATTTCTAAATTGATTATAACATCCTAAGAAATCATAAATAATATAAACTTCAACACCCTCTTTAAGTTTTTTAATCAGTATCTCTGAAACACGATCCAAAAATTCGCTTTCTTCGATTATAAACATATTTATCAATATATATCTTTTAGCCTTTTTAAGTTCAGATAATAAAGTTTGAACATAATCATTTCCATTTTTTAAAAAATCAACTTTAAAATTTTTGTAAATATTTTGATTTTGTTGCTTAAGCGATGATATAAATGCTCTTTTAAATTGAGGGCTTTGTTTAGTTAAATCAGATAAATTTTCAAGAGAATTTTGTATATCCATAAAATTAGAATGCTTATCATTTTTGTATTTGTAAAGTTTATTTTTTTTATATTTGTAAGGTCTACCAAAAAATAAATATGAAACAATACCAAAAAAGGGCACAAGACATATATAAATTGTTCACCTTATTCTTGTTTCAATTCTTCTTTTTTTATTACCTAAAATCACAAAACTTCACAATATAGCTAAAATGTGGGTAGAAACCAAAACAGAAATAAGTGTAATGGGTGTTTTAAAAAGAAATGTTAAACCTACATTCAAGCCTAAATATAGTAAAAAAGCAGTTAAGAATATGCAAATTAGTGATGATGTTACTACTATTGGTTTTTTCATAATATTATCCTTTGCTAATAATTTTGTCTAACTTAATTTTTTCTAATCAATGATTTGTTTTCAATATTAAATGATTGAATTGCATTGGTGATAATTTCATTGTAGCTTCATTTAACTTAGTATTTGCATTAAGTTTATAAATGTATAAATTTTCAGAGTTTTCTATGTTTATTTTTTTATACTGAAAAGAAATAAAAATAAACAATGACACTAAATATCCATAGTTATAAAGTTCTTGATTTTTTTCTAAACTAATGGATGCGAATATGTTTCCACATAGTTTAAATCAATTATGTTTATTAAGAATATCATTATGTGATTTTTTTAAAT from the Entomoplasma ellychniae genome contains:
- the cls gene encoding cardiolipin synthase, which produces MKKPIVVTSSLICIFLTAFLLYLGLNVGLTFLFKTPITLISVLVSTHILAILWSFVILGNKKRRIETRIRWTIYICLVPFFGIVSYLFFGRPYKYKKNKLYKYKNDKHSNFMDIQNSLENLSDLTKQSPQFKRAFISSLKQQNQNIYKNFKVDFLKNGNDYVQTLLSELKKAKRYILINMFIIEESEFLDRVSEILIKKLKEGVEVYIIYDFLGCYNQFRNTKKKLKLAGAKMLGYSPVHFPFIVWKANYRNHRKDIVIDGFYGFVGGINIGDGYCNIGSKFGYWNDSAYKISGEVVKEIENIFIRDWNFYSKKKIDNLFLKTIFHEKIENNPKEFIQVVANGPNHPRSTHLDVLLSLINSAQKSIWIKTPYFIPPPELLDALCLAANSGLDVRLMIPGKTDKFMILDVSKNRTKKLFESKGKIYSLNNTFLHEKTFIFDDSISFVGTTNLDYRALFSDQQTMVLVKSEELNKKLKNKMEHDFNIAYKYSKVPLKHAKPLKRLIIKIFNAIAPIL